From a region of the Pseudanabaena sp. ABRG5-3 genome:
- a CDS encoding DUF4926 domain-containing protein, which produces MKIPQLLDTIAILKPISVDRLSLMEAEYDFNSALPVGLVGTIVDIHQDNPGIDYLVEFADSDGCEFAIAYLKSNEFLTLQYELVAA; this is translated from the coding sequence ATGAAAATTCCACAGTTGCTTGATACAATCGCTATTTTAAAACCAATTTCTGTAGATAGGCTTTCGCTAATGGAAGCGGAGTATGATTTCAATTCAGCTTTGCCAGTGGGTTTGGTTGGTACGATTGTGGATATTCATCAGGATAATCCAGGGATTGATTATTTGGTGGAGTTTGCGGATTCTGATGGGTGTGAGTTCGCGATCGCCTATTTGAAGTCTAATGAATTTCTTACTTTGCAGTACGAGCTTGTGGCGGCTTAA
- a CDS encoding DUF3782 domain-containing protein: MTEQITIQDIYALFRESEQQRQEYQRIAEQEMADLRKIVAQTNKQVGGLTSRWGEFVENLIKPAAAKLFKEQGIDVHHTALRVDAQDEKGSIEIDILVENTNEVVAIEVKSHLEVRDIKRFLQTLERFKEAFPKYQNYKLYGAVAGIKIDERSDLFATQEGLFVIAPAGDSVIIANSQILEPRIW; this comes from the coding sequence ATGACTGAACAAATTACAATTCAAGACATTTATGCACTATTCCGCGAAAGCGAACAGCAACGCCAAGAATATCAGCGTATCGCCGAACAAGAAATGGCAGATCTTCGTAAAATTGTTGCCCAGACCAATAAACAGGTAGGAGGATTAACTAGTCGATGGGGAGAATTTGTAGAGAACTTAATTAAACCTGCCGCTGCAAAATTGTTTAAAGAACAAGGCATAGATGTGCATCACACTGCCTTACGAGTTGATGCACAAGATGAAAAAGGTTCCATTGAAATCGATATTCTTGTAGAAAACACTAATGAAGTCGTAGCGATCGAAGTGAAATCTCATTTGGAAGTCCGAGATATAAAGCGGTTTTTGCAAACATTAGAACGATTTAAAGAAGCATTTCCTAAATATCAAAACTACAAACTCTATGGAGCCGTAGCAGGGATAAAAATAGATGAAAGATCCGATCTCTTTGCAACACAGGAGGGGCTATTTGTAATCGCCCCCGCAGGAGATTCCGTCATTATTGCCAACAGCCAAATTCTTGAACCAAGAATTTGGTAG
- a CDS encoding IS4 family transposase, giving the protein MKEINLFREMLQQHLQWNAARLAFVCTFLIALIRVKTVNLAEIATGFSGKAKVESHYKRLQRFFRDFELDYESIALTVVKVMQIPEPWVISIDRTDWQFGKTVFNVLTLGVVHHGIAFPLVWIMLDKKGNSNTRERCELWNRFLEIFAARKIDFLTADREFVGEEWFDYLLCEPRTPFRIRIRKNTVLKDGQKQLRADICFQDLQVGEFRVLSKRRHIFGHWLYVAAMRLEDGDLLIVATDHAPYTAITDYAKRWGIETLFGCFKSRGFCLESTHLQDSQRLSKLIALLTLALCWCFSSGLWQFLLNPLKPKKHGRLPKSIFRLGFDFLRHIIFDLQLNSVTFFNSIKFLSCT; this is encoded by the coding sequence ATCAAAGAGATTAACCTATTCCGAGAAATGTTGCAGCAGCATCTGCAATGGAATGCAGCAAGACTCGCATTTGTGTGCACATTTCTGATCGCGCTAATACGAGTAAAGACAGTAAACCTAGCCGAAATCGCGACGGGATTTAGCGGCAAAGCCAAAGTAGAATCGCACTATAAAAGACTACAAAGATTCTTCCGAGACTTTGAATTAGACTATGAAAGCATTGCCCTCACTGTCGTCAAAGTAATGCAAATACCCGAACCATGGGTAATCTCAATCGACCGCACCGATTGGCAGTTTGGCAAGACCGTTTTCAACGTGCTGACTCTAGGAGTAGTGCATCATGGAATCGCTTTCCCGTTGGTATGGATAATGCTGGATAAAAAAGGCAACTCTAACACCCGCGAACGATGTGAACTGTGGAATCGATTTCTAGAAATATTTGCAGCCCGTAAAATCGACTTTTTGACCGCAGACCGTGAATTTGTGGGAGAAGAGTGGTTTGACTATTTGCTGTGTGAACCACGCACCCCGTTTAGAATCCGCATTCGTAAAAATACCGTACTCAAGGATGGACAAAAACAACTACGTGCTGACATTTGTTTTCAAGATCTCCAAGTTGGTGAATTTAGGGTGTTGTCTAAACGCAGACATATTTTCGGACATTGGCTGTATGTGGCTGCCATGCGTTTGGAGGATGGCGATTTGTTGATTGTCGCTACTGACCATGCTCCTTATACTGCTATTACTGACTATGCCAAGCGTTGGGGCATTGAGACTTTATTTGGTTGTTTTAAATCCCGTGGCTTTTGTTTAGAATCCACACATCTTCAGGACTCGCAACGGCTTTCTAAACTCATTGCTTTACTTACTCTTGCTTTGTGTTGGTGTTTTTCTTCTGGTTTATGGCAATTCTTACTCAATCCTCTCAAGCCGAAAAAGCATGGTCGCTTGCCTAAGAGTATTTTTCGTCTTGGTTTTGATTTCCTTCGTCATATCATCTTTGACTTACAACTCAATTCTGTTACCTTTTTTAACTCCATTAAATTTTTGTCCTGTACTTAG
- a CDS encoding DUF433 domain-containing protein: MTLNNLLEMKGIIHRDPDIMSGVPVFKGTRVPLQTFFDYLEGEGGLAEFIDDFPYLKSQVMRVLESAAKLLITQERAA, translated from the coding sequence ATGACACTAAATAACTTATTAGAAATGAAGGGGATTATTCATCGCGATCCCGATATTATGAGTGGAGTTCCAGTTTTTAAAGGAACTAGGGTTCCTTTGCAGACTTTTTTTGACTATCTTGAAGGTGAGGGAGGTTTAGCAGAATTTATTGATGATTTTCCTTATCTAAAATCACAAGTCATGAGGGTTTTGGAAAGTGCTGCCAAATTATTAATTACTCAAGAACGCGCTGCTTGA
- a CDS encoding DUF5615 family PIN-like protein codes for MIILLDENLLSRKLKQSFLSRGHEVYNVDDMGWRGFKDSEILRLAENHPFDAFITADKNLRYQQNLVGKNLRIVVLDARSTRPDSLLPLMERISEVITSLPARVVISINDSCEFI; via the coding sequence ATGATTATATTATTGGATGAAAATCTTCTGAGTAGAAAACTCAAGCAGTCTTTTCTATCTAGAGGTCATGAAGTTTACAATGTTGATGATATGGGATGGCGTGGGTTTAAGGATAGTGAAATTCTTCGCTTAGCTGAGAATCATCCCTTTGATGCTTTTATTACTGCGGATAAGAACTTGCGTTATCAGCAAAATTTAGTGGGGAAGAATTTAAGAATTGTCGTTTTGGATGCTCGTAGTACTAGACCTGATTCTTTACTGCCGTTGATGGAACGAATAAGTGAAGTGATTACTTCTTTACCAGCAAGAGTTGTCATATCAATCAATGACTCGTGTGAGTTTATATAG
- a CDS encoding TPM domain-containing protein, which translates to MISIFPFKKAFSSVFFGVAIFFLALPSQAMTVQEVPNPQQTSGNWVTDSAEILKPETEAQLNQMINRLENKNGAEIAVVTVPDTKPAASPKAFATELFNYWHIGKKGRDNGVLFLISKGDRRVEIETGYGVEAILPDAKVGNIIDTEIIPRFKQSNYDDGTLAGTRLIVVTLEPSLDKELQTNPSPSPSRQTLVKTSITNNKQIDSLPSWLPILLTVSSPIWLPILLILMITSCTSIGGGSFGGSDSGGGGSFDSGGGGSFGGGDSGGGGAGGSW; encoded by the coding sequence ATGATATCAATATTTCCATTCAAAAAGGCTTTCAGCAGTGTCTTTTTTGGCGTAGCAATATTCTTCCTAGCTTTGCCAAGTCAAGCAATGACGGTTCAGGAAGTGCCAAATCCACAGCAAACTTCTGGGAACTGGGTAACAGATAGCGCCGAGATCCTCAAACCTGAAACCGAAGCACAACTCAACCAAATGATTAATCGGTTGGAAAACAAAAATGGTGCAGAAATTGCAGTTGTGACAGTACCAGACACAAAACCTGCGGCTTCTCCTAAAGCTTTCGCGACCGAGCTATTTAACTATTGGCATATTGGCAAGAAAGGGCGGGATAATGGAGTACTTTTTTTGATTTCTAAGGGAGATCGCCGTGTTGAGATTGAAACTGGCTATGGCGTAGAAGCAATTCTGCCAGATGCCAAGGTCGGAAATATTATTGATACCGAAATTATCCCCCGTTTCAAACAAAGTAACTACGACGATGGCACTTTAGCTGGCACAAGATTGATTGTTGTAACTCTAGAGCCATCTCTAGACAAAGAACTACAAACAAATCCAAGTCCTTCGCCGAGTAGACAAACCCTTGTAAAAACCTCTATCACGAACAACAAGCAGATTGACAGTTTACCTAGTTGGCTACCTATATTACTAACTGTCAGTTCGCCTATATGGCTACCTATATTACTAATATTAATGATAACATCGTGCACTTCCATTGGAGGTGGTAGTTTCGGTGGTAGTGATAGCGGTGGAGGCGGTAGTTTTGATAGTGGTGGAGGCGGTAGTTTTGGTGGTGGTGATAGTGGGGGAGGTGGTGCTGGTGGTAGTTGGTAG
- a CDS encoding LemA family protein translates to MSKSEVRVPEKIAPEVFALASRYYADYRQGYSESDLIKAGSEADIPPEFIHKAIQEIQAQNLQKLEKEQRVRTQWNLLLKLGIGVLSIIILWIIWTYNSFTSSSVRVEVAWAQVENQLQRRADLLPNLVRLTQSYVNHERSLVTSLIQARESYLKAATFNEKAVAIAKVNLAIEQFNDYANIHPELKSSHLFINLQYEIAGTENRLAVERMRYNQAVADYNQIIQTFPNSLLSKSLNFQNKPFFKAVNSSFSPI, encoded by the coding sequence ATGAGTAAATCAGAGGTTCGCGTTCCTGAAAAAATAGCTCCAGAAGTGTTTGCATTAGCTTCTCGATACTACGCAGATTACAGACAAGGTTATTCCGAATCAGATTTGATCAAAGCTGGGTCAGAGGCTGATATACCCCCAGAATTTATCCACAAGGCAATTCAGGAAATTCAAGCCCAAAACTTGCAAAAGCTCGAAAAAGAGCAACGTGTCAGAACACAGTGGAATTTATTACTTAAGCTAGGCATTGGCGTTCTTTCAATAATTATTCTTTGGATTATCTGGACGTATAACTCTTTTACTAGCTCATCTGTTCGGGTAGAAGTGGCTTGGGCGCAGGTAGAAAATCAATTACAACGACGAGCGGATTTACTTCCTAATCTAGTCAGATTGACACAGTCCTATGTCAATCATGAACGATCTCTAGTGACTTCCCTCATTCAGGCTCGTGAATCCTATCTAAAAGCTGCTACATTCAATGAAAAAGCAGTAGCGATCGCTAAAGTCAATCTCGCTATCGAGCAGTTTAATGATTATGCCAATATCCATCCTGAGTTAAAATCCAGTCACTTGTTCATTAACCTACAGTATGAAATTGCTGGTACTGAGAACCGTCTTGCCGTCGAGAGAATGCGATATAATCAGGCAGTAGCAGACTACAATCAAATTATTCAAACATTTCCCAATTCCCTGCTCTCTAAAAGTTTAAATTTTCAAAACAAGCCATTTTTTAAAGCTGTGAATTCCAGCTTTTCGCCGATATAG
- a CDS encoding elongation factor G codes for MNGKQTLSTRNIALVGAYLSGKTTLLESFLFVTGAISRKGKVTDKNTVGDSATESRDRSMSVEVNCASTEYEGIRFNFLDCPGSVEFLQETYHALMGVDMAIVVCEPNSDRVNTLAPLLKFLDDWEIPHVIFVNKMDRAGSGEVAHAQAFRTLMQALRTVSNRPLVAQQYPITTGSDLTGFIDLVTEQGYQYRPNSAPQAIALSDELASQEKVEREEMLETIANFDDHLLEELLEEINPPQEEVIEDLQKELSADQIVPVFFGVADQDYGVRPLLKALLNEAPQPEATIAHRPQLANANQSADATVAQVLKTYYTLQGGKLSLVRLWLGKLTDSTVLNGMRIGGLYRLAGGQQQAISEAEAGDIVAIARMEGVKTGDTLTTAQTSIESLAIAPSLEPVFAWAIAPEKRNDEVKLSSVLNKLCEEDPALRWEQHNETHEVVLWGQGEIHLQVALDRMRRKYNLPMTKNIPQVLYKETIRKATNSHGRYKHQSGGHGQFGDVYLNIQPLTRGEGFKFTETIVGGVVPKQYIPGVETGVREYLTKGALGFPIVDIVVTLTNGSYHSVDSSEQAFKQAARLAMQEGIPQCEPVLLEPINLVEISIPNEYTSSILRLVSGRRGQILGYVAKDGWQRWDNVSAYIPEVEMQSLILELRSLTMGVGFFSKTFDRLQEVPEKLTNQVISSVREA; via the coding sequence ATGAATGGTAAGCAAACCCTGAGTACTCGCAACATCGCTCTAGTTGGGGCTTATCTGAGTGGGAAAACTACACTTTTAGAAAGTTTTCTATTTGTTACAGGCGCAATCTCACGTAAGGGAAAGGTAACTGATAAAAACACCGTAGGGGATAGTGCAACGGAATCTCGCGATCGCTCTATGAGTGTCGAAGTGAATTGCGCTAGCACCGAATATGAAGGAATCCGCTTTAACTTTCTCGATTGTCCAGGTTCAGTGGAATTTCTGCAAGAAACCTATCATGCCCTGATGGGTGTAGATATGGCGATTGTGGTCTGTGAGCCGAATAGCGATCGCGTAAATACCCTCGCCCCCTTACTCAAGTTTTTAGACGATTGGGAAATTCCCCATGTCATTTTTGTCAACAAGATGGATCGCGCTGGCTCTGGGGAAGTTGCCCATGCTCAAGCATTCCGCACGCTCATGCAAGCTCTGAGGACAGTCTCCAATCGTCCGCTAGTCGCGCAGCAATATCCCATCACCACAGGCTCAGACTTAACAGGCTTTATCGATCTCGTCACCGAGCAAGGCTATCAATATCGTCCTAATTCTGCACCACAGGCGATCGCTTTATCTGATGAGTTAGCTTCGCAGGAAAAAGTAGAACGGGAGGAAATGCTAGAAACGATCGCCAATTTTGATGATCATCTCCTAGAGGAATTGCTGGAAGAAATTAATCCACCTCAAGAGGAAGTCATCGAAGATCTGCAAAAGGAACTAAGCGCCGACCAAATTGTGCCTGTCTTCTTTGGAGTTGCCGATCAAGACTATGGCGTGCGCCCCTTGCTCAAAGCTCTACTGAATGAAGCACCTCAACCCGAAGCCACCATTGCCCATCGTCCGCAATTGGCAAATGCGAATCAGTCAGCCGATGCGACCGTTGCCCAAGTTCTCAAAACCTATTACACCCTCCAAGGCGGTAAACTCTCACTAGTGCGGCTATGGCTCGGTAAACTCACCGATAGCACTGTGCTAAATGGTATGCGGATTGGTGGCTTGTATCGGCTTGCAGGTGGGCAGCAGCAAGCTATTTCTGAGGCAGAGGCAGGGGATATTGTCGCGATTGCCAGAATGGAAGGCGTTAAAACTGGTGACACCCTAACCACTGCCCAAACTAGCATCGAATCCTTAGCGATCGCACCATCCTTAGAACCAGTATTTGCTTGGGCGATCGCGCCTGAAAAGCGTAACGATGAAGTCAAACTTAGTAGCGTCCTCAATAAACTCTGCGAAGAAGATCCTGCCCTACGCTGGGAGCAACATAATGAAACCCATGAAGTCGTTTTATGGGGACAGGGCGAAATCCATTTACAGGTAGCGTTGGATCGGATGCGGCGCAAGTACAATCTGCCGATGACTAAAAATATCCCACAGGTTCTCTACAAAGAAACGATTCGCAAAGCTACCAATTCTCACGGACGCTACAAGCATCAGTCAGGTGGACATGGACAGTTTGGCGATGTCTATTTGAACATTCAACCTCTGACTCGTGGCGAAGGCTTCAAGTTTACGGAAACCATCGTGGGCGGCGTTGTACCAAAGCAATATATCCCAGGGGTAGAAACAGGTGTGCGCGAATATTTGACTAAAGGAGCCTTAGGATTTCCTATAGTGGATATTGTCGTCACCCTAACCAACGGTTCTTATCACTCCGTTGATAGTTCTGAACAAGCATTTAAACAGGCAGCGAGACTGGCGATGCAGGAAGGGATTCCCCAATGTGAACCAGTTTTGCTAGAACCGATCAATCTGGTGGAAATTTCGATTCCCAATGAATATACCTCCAGCATTTTGCGCTTGGTCAGTGGTAGACGTGGACAGATTCTCGGCTACGTTGCCAAAGATGGCTGGCAGCGCTGGGATAATGTCTCAGCATATATTCCTGAAGTGGAGATGCAGAGTTTAATCTTAGAACTGCGATCGCTAACGATGGGCGTAGGCTTTTTCAGCAAAACCTTTGATCGTTTACAAGAAGTCCCTGAGAAGCTAACCAATCAAGTCATTTCATCAGTTCGGGAAGCTTGA
- a CDS encoding hydrogenase maturation protease has translation MATSNFGSILVIGYGNSLRSDDGAGCRVSDIVASWNLPYVRSLTVHQLTPELAEPIAQSELAIFIDAWVGGNEQSSKRKKSPPVLQVQRIAVSKQLNSAPSVELGHLSDPRSLLLLAQQVYGEVPVAYSLLLPAVNWEFGEQVSAVTRKSIEQAVDFLQNLCTKLVSSNQC, from the coding sequence TTGGCTACTTCTAATTTTGGCTCAATTCTGGTGATTGGTTATGGCAATTCCCTCAGAAGTGATGACGGGGCAGGGTGTCGAGTGTCTGATATTGTCGCTAGCTGGAATTTGCCCTATGTGCGATCGCTAACCGTCCACCAACTTACCCCCGAACTTGCAGAACCGATCGCGCAGTCGGAGTTAGCGATCTTTATTGATGCTTGGGTTGGGGGCAATGAGCAGTCGAGTAAGCGCAAGAAATCACCCCCCGTACTCCAAGTCCAAAGGATTGCAGTATCCAAGCAGCTCAACTCTGCGCCATCGGTCGAACTTGGGCATCTTTCCGATCCGCGATCGCTACTTTTATTAGCACAACAGGTTTATGGCGAAGTCCCCGTAGCCTACTCGCTATTACTACCTGCGGTGAATTGGGAATTTGGGGAACAAGTGTCTGCCGTAACTCGCAAAAGTATTGAACAAGCTGTTGATTTCCTTCAAAACCTATGCACGAAGTTAGTATCATCCAATCAATGCTAG
- the hypA gene encoding hydrogenase maturation nickel metallochaperone HypA: MHEVSIIQSMLDIAFDQAESQGANQIHQLNLRVGAISGVVPEALQFAFNSCTEGTIASDAKLEIEWVKAVCYCPQCHAEFTPHDWVYVCPRCERLTHEIRQGRELQLVSLEVS; this comes from the coding sequence ATGCACGAAGTTAGTATCATCCAATCAATGCTAGACATAGCATTTGATCAAGCCGAATCCCAAGGCGCAAACCAAATCCATCAGCTAAATTTGCGGGTAGGGGCAATTTCAGGTGTTGTGCCTGAAGCTCTGCAATTTGCCTTTAATTCCTGTACAGAAGGAACGATCGCCTCAGATGCAAAATTAGAAATAGAATGGGTAAAGGCGGTCTGTTACTGTCCACAGTGTCATGCAGAATTTACTCCCCATGATTGGGTTTATGTTTGTCCGCGCTGCGAACGGCTGACCCATGAAATTCGCCAAGGTCGAGAATTGCAATTAGTCTCTTTAGAGGTTTCCTGA
- the hypB gene encoding hydrogenase nickel incorporation protein HypB → MCLDCGCSDIPEGIVKIHTHDHLHDHDHTHPHDHEHPHDHHHEHIALDSDRRTIAISQSILSQNDRLAERNHGYFMAKGISVLNVLSSPGAGKTALLERTMTELRDRLKSAIIVGDLATDNDAQRLRRSGAEVIQITTGSVCHLEAEMIAKALQQMHLDGVKLLAIENVGNLVCPAAYDLGENLRVVVFSVTEGEDKPLKYPVMFKTADIVLISKIDLAEVVEFNRELALHNIHQIAPQAKILEISAKTGVGMQDWCQCIEQSLQKSLAV, encoded by the coding sequence ATGTGTCTAGATTGCGGCTGTAGTGATATTCCTGAAGGCATTGTCAAGATTCACACCCATGATCATTTACACGATCACGATCATACCCACCCCCATGATCATGAACATCCCCACGATCATCATCATGAACATATCGCTTTAGATAGCGATCGCCGCACCATTGCCATTAGCCAATCAATTCTGTCGCAAAATGATCGCCTTGCCGAGCGTAATCATGGCTACTTCATGGCAAAGGGAATCAGTGTTTTGAATGTACTTTCTTCTCCAGGGGCAGGTAAAACGGCGCTCTTGGAACGCACGATGACAGAGTTACGAGATCGCCTCAAATCAGCCATCATCGTTGGCGATCTGGCAACGGATAATGATGCCCAAAGATTAAGGCGATCGGGCGCAGAGGTCATTCAAATTACTACAGGTTCGGTTTGTCATCTAGAAGCAGAAATGATCGCTAAAGCCTTGCAGCAGATGCACCTTGATGGTGTGAAATTATTAGCGATCGAGAACGTTGGTAATCTCGTCTGTCCTGCGGCTTACGACCTCGGCGAGAATTTGCGTGTGGTAGTATTTTCTGTCACCGAAGGCGAAGATAAGCCTCTCAAATATCCCGTAATGTTCAAGACTGCGGATATTGTTTTAATCAGCAAAATTGATCTCGCGGAAGTGGTGGAGTTTAACCGTGAGCTAGCTTTGCACAACATTCATCAAATTGCACCACAGGCTAAGATCTTAGAGATTTCTGCAAAAACGGGAGTAGGGATGCAAGATTGGTGCCAATGTATTGAGCAATCATTACAAAAATCTCTTGCTGTATAA
- a CDS encoding DUF488 family protein has translation MQLFTIGHSNHSARNFIELLQQHKITALADVRSRPYSRYLPHFCQAQLKKHLEDDHIRYVFLGQELGARPEDPFCYVDGKALYERIAATDLFTEGIRRILKGVKSRHRIALMCAEKDPLTCHRAILVCQHLKEYDLDIQHIKNNGELESHGDLEERLLVKHGFSQFTNNNLASQLSLFDILEPIQSISNQLNKEDCLLEAYQRQGNEIAYVEVNGEIYA, from the coding sequence ATGCAACTTTTTACGATTGGTCATTCTAACCACAGTGCCAGAAATTTTATTGAACTTTTACAACAGCACAAAATAACAGCTTTAGCAGATGTGAGATCTCGTCCCTATAGTCGTTACTTGCCACATTTTTGCCAAGCACAATTAAAGAAGCATTTAGAAGACGATCACATTCGTTATGTTTTCTTAGGGCAAGAGTTAGGCGCGAGACCTGAAGATCCATTTTGCTATGTAGACGGTAAAGCTCTGTATGAGAGAATTGCCGCGACTGACTTATTTACAGAGGGTATAAGACGAATACTAAAAGGAGTAAAAAGTCGTCATAGAATTGCATTGATGTGTGCTGAAAAAGACCCACTAACTTGTCATCGAGCAATTTTAGTCTGTCAACATCTTAAGGAATACGATTTAGATATCCAGCATATTAAGAATAACGGCGAATTAGAATCTCATGGAGATTTGGAGGAAAGATTATTAGTTAAGCATGGGTTTAGTCAATTCACAAACAATAATCTCGCGAGCCAACTCTCACTTTTTGATATTCTAGAACCGATCCAAAGTATATCTAATCAGTTAAACAAAGAAGATTGTTTGCTTGAAGCATATCAAAGACAAGGCAATGAAATCGCTTATGTAGAGGTTAATGGGGAGATTTATGCTTAA
- a CDS encoding DUF488 family protein — MLNPSIQLFTIGFTQKSAEQFFESLIKSGIKTLIDTRLNNVSQLAGFTKKNDLKYFLKQVGEIDYVHILDLAPTKDILDEYKKNKGDWEVYERKFLKLISEREIEKKVSPELISYGCLLCSEAKPHNCHRRLVAEYLSKKWGNINICHL; from the coding sequence ATGCTTAATCCGTCAATTCAATTATTTACTATTGGCTTTACTCAAAAAAGCGCTGAGCAGTTTTTTGAATCCTTGATTAAGTCAGGTATCAAAACGCTCATTGATACAAGACTTAATAACGTTTCTCAACTGGCAGGATTCACAAAGAAAAATGACTTAAAGTATTTTCTTAAACAGGTTGGAGAAATTGATTATGTACATATTCTTGACTTAGCACCGACTAAAGATATTCTAGATGAATACAAGAAAAATAAAGGGGATTGGGAGGTATATGAGCGGAAGTTTTTAAAATTAATATCTGAACGTGAAATTGAGAAAAAAGTCTCACCTGAGTTAATCAGTTACGGCTGTTTGCTTTGCAGTGAAGCAAAACCTCACAACTGCCATCGTCGGCTAGTAGCTGAATACCTCAGTAAAAAATGGGGAAATATCAATATATGTCATCTATAA
- a CDS encoding dual OB domain-containing protein: MSSIKRIVCLANSWKLKERCIAGIDIDTGKWIRPVCDSLYPDDGRVPRSVYILNGNEPKLLDILEIPLAATGSNFDFESENLSIMKGQWKVIGKAKAQDITKYCDDDLILHNNSKFVSLEFLQSLPSDKRKTLQLVKVSRLSVKSRQTSKDITQWLGTIVTSSGKKLSDIPITDPSFIKKLEYGLQTNGQYLITMSLGMPYKPVDWEINETPCWKLIAGVIDLVDNQIISIEDLIHQSDVEMKRVGWTKLQGRDYLVHNFNKRSRQLLTHEELRQFLDHLQSLPNDQQNS, encoded by the coding sequence ATGTCATCTATAAAAAGAATTGTTTGTCTTGCTAATTCGTGGAAATTAAAAGAGCGCTGTATTGCTGGAATTGATATTGATACAGGTAAATGGATTCGACCTGTGTGTGATTCTTTATACCCAGATGATGGCAGAGTTCCAAGATCTGTTTATATTCTGAACGGGAACGAGCCTAAGCTATTAGATATTTTAGAAATACCTCTAGCTGCTACTGGTAGCAACTTTGATTTTGAAAGTGAAAATCTATCTATAATGAAAGGACAGTGGAAAGTTATCGGCAAGGCTAAAGCTCAAGATATAACTAAATATTGTGATGATGACTTAATACTACACAATAATTCTAAATTTGTTAGTCTTGAATTTTTACAGTCATTACCTTCTGATAAAAGGAAAACTTTACAGTTAGTTAAGGTTTCTAGATTATCTGTAAAATCAAGACAGACTTCTAAAGATATAACCCAATGGCTAGGGACAATAGTTACATCTTCTGGCAAAAAATTGTCAGATATACCGATCACCGATCCTTCATTCATTAAGAAACTTGAGTATGGATTACAGACTAATGGTCAATATTTAATTACCATGAGTTTAGGAATGCCTTATAAACCAGTTGACTGGGAAATAAATGAGACACCTTGCTGGAAGTTGATAGCAGGTGTTATCGATTTAGTAGATAACCAAATTATTTCTATTGAAGATTTAATACACCAATCAGATGTAGAAATGAAAAGGGTTGGTTGGACAAAGCTTCAAGGTCGTGATTATCTAGTTCACAATTTTAATAAGCGATCACGTCAACTTTTAACACATGAAGAATTACGACAATTTTTAGATCATTTACAATCTCTTCCAAATGATCAACAGAATTCTTAA